From the Manis pentadactyla isolate mManPen7 chromosome 6, mManPen7.hap1, whole genome shotgun sequence genome, the window GCTTGGGGGTGCAGATGGGGAGTCGTCTGGACGCCCACACTCCCTACTCAATGGTGTCCTGATGGCAGGGGCCACAGATCCAGGGCCTGTGGCTCCCTGAGGGTCCCATCCTGCTTGCCCGCCCCAGGGCAGCTCTGCGGTCCCCCTGATCCCGTAAGGGGCTCTCAGCCCCAGTGCAAGCTTAGAACGTCTTTCTTTCCTGGTGGAGATGAGTCCCAAAATTGAATTCAGTCCTGAAAGCCGTGGACATGGGCTGGGCAAACATGTTTTCCTCCCAGCTGGATCTTCGGATCGCATTCCAGAAGGCGactcctgtgattctgctgccagCAGGGCCCCAGAAGCCCTCGGTCCTCCGCTGGGGATGAGACGTTCAGCCTGACAGCTCACGTAGGTGATGTCTGCATCCACGTCCCTGGCCTTTTATAAAGAGGAGCCTGTGTGCTGGCAGCAGACACCCCCGGGCTGCACGGCTGGCGCTGAGCAGACAGGACTTGAGGGTAACTTCTGGGGAGGCAGACCTTGCCCTCGGGCAGGTGGGGGGGCATcgtttttaaaactgttaaaattaAATGAGGACTGAAGCCTGGGTTAGCCCCCGAATAATGATCTGAGGCCGCTGGGACTGAAATTGCTGTGAAAACACTAAGCGCTGTCTTCCCTCACCCCCGGCTGTTTCCCCAGGACTTGCCCCTGGGCAGGGGGTGCGAGGAGgccagggctggagggagggggccTCACCCTCCGGGTTCCTCCTGCTGCAGGCACACTTGAGGCCCCTGAGTCGTCGGGACGCACCCGGGAAGATGAGCCCCTGCTTGGCACCTGGGATGGCCCTTTGCCTCCTGCTGGGGACTCTGGCAGGTGAGGGCAGCTCtgtccccgccccccccccccactgcctcctGGCCACTTGGGAGCTGGGTTGAGGTGGGCCCCGCCTTGGGGATCCCCGGGGTGACTGCTCCCTCTTCTCAGCAGGGGCCAAGCCTGTGCAGGAGGAGGGAGGTATcgtattcttccttctttttgtggtgtg encodes:
- the OTOS gene encoding otospiralin isoform X1, encoding MSASTSLAFYKEEPVCWQQTPPGCTAGAEQTGLEGLAPGQGVRGGQGWREGASPSGFLLLQAHLRPLSRRDAPGKMSPCLAPGMALCLLLGTLAAGAKPVQEEGDPYAELPAMPSWPFSTSDFWNYVQYFQTLGAYPQMEDMARTFFAHFPLGTTLGFHVPYQEE
- the OTOS gene encoding otospiralin isoform X5, whose translation is MSASTSLAFYKEEPVCWQQTPPGCTAGAEQTGLEGTLEAPESSGRTREDEPLLGTWDGPLPPAGDSGRGQACAGGGRYRILPSFCGVSDPYAELPAMPSWPFSTSDFWNYVQYFQTLGAYPQMEDMARTFFAHFPLGTTLGFHVPYQEE
- the OTOS gene encoding otospiralin isoform X3, coding for MSASTSLAFYKEEPVCWQQTPPGCTAGAEQTGLEGLAPGQGVRGGQGWREGASPSGFLLLQAHLRPLSRRDAPGKMSPCLAPGMALCLLLGTLADPYAELPAMPSWPFSTSDFWNYVQYFQTLGAYPQMEDMARTFFAHFPLGTTLGFHVPYQEE
- the OTOS gene encoding otospiralin isoform X4, which produces MSASTSLAFYKEEPVCWQQTPPGCTAGAEQTGLEGTLEAPESSGRTREDEPLLGTWDGPLPPAGDSGSRGQACAGGGRYRILPSFCGVSDPYAELPAMPSWPFSTSDFWNYVQYFQTLGAYPQMEDMARTFFAHFPLGTTLGFHVPYQEE
- the OTOS gene encoding otospiralin isoform X2; its protein translation is MSASTSLAFYKEEPVCWQQTPPGCTAGAEQTGLEGLAPGQGVRGGQGWREGASPSGFLLLQAHLRPLSRRDAPGKMSPCLAPGMALCLLLGTLAGAKPVQEEGDPYAELPAMPSWPFSTSDFWNYVQYFQTLGAYPQMEDMARTFFAHFPLGTTLGFHVPYQEE